A window from Deltaproteobacteria bacterium encodes these proteins:
- a CDS encoding glycosyltransferase, translating into MCCPGCWTDNNPVQEEPLKKIAIIGNYLPRQCGIATFTSDLCDALAGHIKKSDEHLIVVAMDDVEEGYDYPGRVKFQIRANVQRDYIRAADFLNVHKFDIAVLQHEFGIFGGRDGAYIISLIKNLRMPVITTLHTVLQNPSDGQRIIMQELAKYSESFVVMAHKAHSILQEVYGIDNSKIAFIPHGIPDTPLERSDTFRRQIGLKEKKILLTFGLLSPGKGIDIMIQALPEIIERHPEAVYIVLGEIHPYIVKESGDSYLQGLYQIVNRLGVNDHVLFRNRFVGLKPLMQYVRATDIYITPYVNEQQIVSGTLAYAVGMGTPVVSTPYWYAQELLADGRGRLVPFNDPHAIAEAVNHLLDHEEERMETRKKCYQFGRSMIWEEVGRSYLQLTGKVLKQTYDRAIQQFTERPDARIVSELPDINLQHLRIMTDTTGMLQHAKYSIPDRTHGYCVDDNARALIAVCLYYSLRKDKGMVPLIQTYLSFMNDSFNPENGRFRNFMSYDRRWLEEIGSEDSHGRSIWGLGTTVKYAPSDSILKMAAGLFSDGLPAVENFISPRAWAFTIVGLQAYMEIFGGDATARRLRTDLGGKLFNLFQERASEDWPWCEDQVTYANAKLPHALILAGQWIPNPEMFAMGIKSLKWLLARQTAPDGHLSIIGNSDWHNRKGDSSTFDQQPIEAMSLIEACAEAFRATGERTWIEEGQRCLTWFLGRNDLNAQIYDFETGGCCDGIQPTGVNANQGAESTLSWLISLLTMYKILEQEVLVRK; encoded by the coding sequence ATTTGCTGTCCCGGATGCTGGACAGATAACAATCCAGTACAGGAGGAACCATTGAAAAAAATAGCAATCATCGGTAATTATCTTCCCCGTCAGTGCGGAATTGCAACCTTTACCAGCGATCTGTGTGACGCACTTGCAGGACATATAAAAAAAAGCGATGAACACCTGATCGTCGTTGCCATGGATGATGTGGAAGAAGGGTATGACTATCCGGGCCGTGTCAAGTTCCAGATTCGGGCAAATGTCCAGCGTGACTATATCCGCGCCGCCGATTTTCTGAATGTCCACAAGTTCGACATTGCCGTCCTTCAGCATGAATTCGGGATTTTTGGGGGAAGGGACGGAGCCTACATTATCAGTTTAATCAAGAACCTGAGAATGCCGGTGATAACAACTTTGCATACCGTGCTCCAGAATCCTTCCGACGGACAGCGTATCATCATGCAGGAACTGGCAAAATATTCCGAATCCTTTGTGGTCATGGCTCACAAAGCCCATTCGATTCTGCAGGAAGTATACGGCATCGACAATTCAAAAATAGCATTCATCCCGCATGGAATCCCGGATACCCCTCTCGAACGTTCCGACACATTTCGCAGGCAAATCGGGTTAAAAGAGAAAAAAATTCTTTTAACCTTCGGTCTGCTGAGTCCGGGGAAAGGCATTGACATAATGATTCAGGCTTTGCCTGAAATTATCGAACGCCACCCCGAGGCAGTCTATATTGTTTTGGGCGAGATCCACCCCTATATCGTGAAGGAGTCCGGGGATTCCTATCTTCAGGGCCTTTACCAGATTGTCAACCGGCTCGGTGTCAACGATCATGTGTTGTTCCGAAACCGTTTTGTCGGCCTGAAACCGTTGATGCAATACGTCCGGGCCACTGATATTTATATCACACCCTACGTCAATGAGCAGCAGATCGTATCCGGCACGCTTGCCTATGCCGTGGGCATGGGGACCCCTGTTGTTTCCACCCCCTACTGGTATGCACAAGAACTGCTGGCCGACGGGAGAGGACGCCTTGTTCCTTTCAACGACCCACACGCCATCGCGGAAGCCGTCAACCATTTGCTGGATCACGAGGAAGAACGAATGGAGACACGCAAAAAGTGTTACCAATTCGGTCGGTCAATGATCTGGGAGGAAGTGGGCCGAAGCTATCTTCAACTAACCGGCAAGGTACTCAAGCAGACCTATGACCGGGCCATACAACAATTTACGGAAAGACCGGATGCCCGAATCGTCAGTGAACTTCCCGACATCAACTTGCAACATTTGAGAATCATGACCGACACCACGGGGATGCTCCAGCACGCAAAATATTCCATCCCCGACCGTACCCACGGCTACTGCGTAGACGATAATGCCAGAGCACTCATTGCGGTCTGTCTGTACTACTCCCTGCGCAAGGATAAAGGCATGGTCCCCTTGATCCAGACCTACCTTTCTTTCATGAATGACTCTTTTAATCCGGAGAACGGACGCTTCCGGAACTTCATGTCCTATGACAGACGATGGCTCGAAGAGATTGGAAGCGAAGATTCCCATGGCCGGTCCATCTGGGGGCTGGGTACCACCGTAAAATATGCACCGAGTGACTCGATTCTGAAAATGGCCGCAGGCCTTTTTTCGGACGGATTGCCTGCCGTCGAAAACTTCATATCACCCCGGGCATGGGCCTTTACCATTGTCGGTCTGCAAGCCTATATGGAAATCTTCGGCGGGGATGCAACGGCCCGCCGGTTGCGTACGGATCTTGGGGGGAAACTATTTAACCTCTTCCAGGAAAGGGCCTCGGAGGACTGGCCGTGGTGTGAAGATCAGGTAACCTATGCCAATGCCAAATTGCCCCATGCACTGATCCTCGCCGGCCAATGGATACCAAACCCGGAAATGTTCGCAATGGGAATCAAAAGCCTGAAGTGGCTGCTCGCCAGACAGACGGCACCGGATGGTCACCTCTCCATCATCGGGAATTCCGATTGGCACAACCGGAAAGGCGATTCATCGACCTTTGATCAACAACCGATCGAGGCGATGTCTCTGATAGAAGCCTGCGCCGAGGCCTTTCGTGCCACTGGAGAGAGGACGTGGATCGAAGAGGGACAGCGGTGCCTCACCTGGTTTCTGGGACGAAACGATCTGAATGCACAGATCTATGATTTTGAAACAGGAGGCTGCTGTGACGGGATTCAGCCTACCGGCGTGAACGCGAATCAGGGCGCAGAGTCCACCCTTTCCTGGCTTATTTCCCTCCTCACCATGTATAAAATCCTTGAACAGGAAGTCCTCGTTCGCAAATAA
- a CDS encoding glycosidase, translated as MHQESLRIRRKKKRIESKSSRVITKFFMPGSREQIGHMIDRVLGLSEEEVKQNLNRVIADFSTRHKNIRQVFDRNYHAVKDYLPNGKEISGERRCLIGSFFTHEYSIQAAAFFNPSIVAHPDQSNLHPGSIRVILSFRSTGEGHISSIEFRSGILDETNNMHFDEVGRFVETPEVINNPTYDKYVFQLKLEDMGSKNNVSEEILKDLPDRFSFVELQTAIRKKTHTWYEEPPALLHETTEKMLWLAGSNYALRFRKDRRISEKVIFPVSENESRGIEDARFVRFCDDRGSATYYATYTAYNGFDILPMLLETRDFDNFKIRTLNGKAVQNKGMALFPRKINGKYMMISRQDGENIYIMSSDNLHFWHEAQLLQKPEYPWEFIQIGNCGSPLETESGWILLTHGVGPMRKYCIGACLLDLEDPTKVIGRLSEPLLSPTEEEREGYVPNVLYTCGAIIHNKELVIPYSMSDTSSGIAVVSVKNLLSRMLDR; from the coding sequence ATGCATCAGGAATCTCTGCGGATCAGAAGAAAGAAAAAACGGATCGAGTCAAAATCGTCCAGGGTGATCACCAAATTCTTCATGCCCGGCAGTCGGGAACAGATCGGTCATATGATTGATCGCGTACTGGGTCTCTCGGAAGAGGAAGTCAAGCAGAACCTGAACCGGGTCATTGCCGACTTTTCCACACGCCACAAGAACATCCGGCAAGTGTTCGACAGGAACTATCATGCCGTCAAAGATTATCTCCCGAACGGCAAAGAGATCTCCGGCGAAAGGCGGTGCTTGATCGGGTCTTTTTTTACCCATGAATACTCGATACAGGCGGCCGCCTTTTTTAATCCCTCCATCGTGGCACATCCGGACCAGAGCAATCTGCACCCGGGATCCATTCGGGTGATCCTGAGTTTTCGTTCCACCGGCGAAGGGCATATCTCTTCCATTGAATTTAGAAGCGGCATTCTGGACGAAACGAATAACATGCACTTTGACGAAGTAGGCCGCTTTGTGGAGACCCCGGAAGTCATCAACAACCCGACGTATGACAAATACGTCTTTCAATTAAAGCTGGAAGATATGGGGTCGAAGAACAACGTCTCCGAAGAAATCCTGAAGGACCTGCCCGACAGGTTTTCCTTTGTTGAACTGCAAACCGCGATCCGGAAGAAGACCCATACCTGGTATGAAGAACCGCCTGCTTTACTCCATGAGACGACAGAGAAGATGCTCTGGCTTGCCGGATCCAATTATGCATTACGATTCAGAAAGGACCGGAGGATCTCGGAGAAAGTCATCTTTCCGGTCTCCGAAAACGAAAGCCGGGGAATTGAGGATGCACGGTTCGTTCGCTTCTGCGATGATCGAGGATCTGCCACATATTATGCAACCTACACCGCCTACAACGGTTTCGATATCCTTCCGATGCTTCTGGAAACCCGGGATTTTGACAACTTTAAAATCAGGACCCTCAACGGCAAGGCGGTACAGAACAAGGGAATGGCTCTCTTCCCGAGAAAAATCAATGGGAAATATATGATGATCTCCCGTCAGGATGGAGAAAATATCTATATCATGTCTTCGGATAACCTGCATTTCTGGCACGAAGCCCAACTCCTTCAGAAACCGGAATACCCATGGGAATTCATACAGATCGGGAACTGCGGTTCTCCCCTTGAGACCGAGTCGGGATGGATCCTGTTGACCCACGGCGTCGGCCCTATGAGAAAATACTGCATCGGAGCCTGTCTGCTGGACCTGGAAGACCCGACAAAGGTAATCGGCCGCCTGTCCGAACCGCTTCTTTCTCCCACGGAAGAAGAGCGGGAAGGTTATGTACCGAACGTGCTGTATACCTGCGGCGCCATCATTCACAACAAGGAATTGGTTATTCCCTATTCCATGTCGGATACCTCGTCGGGAATTGCGGTTGTTTCGGTTAAGAATTTGCTGTCCCGGATGCTGGACAGATAA
- a CDS encoding DEAD/DEAH box helicase — MDFNVFDLHPKVKAGVTAEGFVTPTPIQAEAIPKVLQGHDVMGLAQTGTGKTAAFVLPILHRLMEGKRRCVRALIVTPTRELAEQTHEAIGKFGAGTGIRSVTVYGGVGIHPQAQKLRQGPEIVVACPGRILDHIGRGTIDLRHVDVLVLDEADHMFDMGFLPDIRKILKNLPRKRQTLLFSATMPKVIRHLAQDVLTDPVTVQVGTTAPAVTVHHAVYPVEPHLKTRLLLELLRSTDTESVLVFTRTKHRAKRLGEQLTKAGYRATSLQGNLSQSRRQAALEGFRRGKFQILVATDIAARGIDVARISHVINYDIPNTTEAYIHRIGRTGRVARSGDAYTLVTGEDKNMVRSIERILNRPIDRRTVADFDYKARKTGKTDRPVQKPVRGGKRTWNRTRSEQTSFSMPHPS; from the coding sequence ATGGATTTCAACGTATTTGATTTACACCCCAAGGTCAAAGCCGGTGTCACAGCGGAAGGTTTTGTCACCCCCACACCGATCCAGGCAGAAGCCATCCCCAAGGTTTTACAGGGGCACGACGTCATGGGTCTGGCACAAACCGGCACAGGCAAGACAGCCGCCTTCGTCCTCCCCATTCTGCACCGACTGATGGAAGGCAAACGGAGATGTGTCCGAGCCCTGATCGTCACCCCTACCCGTGAGCTGGCCGAGCAGACACATGAGGCCATCGGGAAATTCGGGGCCGGGACCGGCATCCGGAGCGTAACCGTTTATGGAGGTGTGGGCATTCATCCACAGGCACAAAAACTTCGGCAGGGCCCTGAGATCGTTGTCGCCTGTCCCGGCAGAATTCTGGACCATATCGGACGGGGAACGATTGATCTCCGCCATGTGGACGTCCTGGTCCTTGACGAGGCGGATCATATGTTCGACATGGGTTTTCTCCCGGACATCCGGAAAATACTAAAGAATCTTCCCCGGAAACGCCAGACCCTGCTTTTCTCGGCCACCATGCCGAAGGTCATCCGGCATCTTGCGCAGGATGTCTTGACGGATCCGGTAACCGTTCAGGTAGGAACCACCGCCCCGGCAGTCACGGTTCATCATGCGGTCTACCCGGTCGAACCGCACCTTAAGACCCGTCTCCTGTTGGAACTGTTACGCAGTACCGACACCGAATCTGTGCTGGTCTTCACCCGCACCAAGCATCGAGCCAAGCGACTGGGAGAACAACTCACCAAAGCGGGCTACCGGGCGACCTCGTTGCAGGGCAACCTGTCGCAGTCACGACGCCAGGCCGCACTGGAGGGCTTTCGACGGGGCAAGTTCCAGATCCTCGTTGCAACCGATATCGCCGCCCGCGGGATCGACGTGGCCCGGATCTCACACGTCATCAACTACGACATCCCCAACACCACCGAAGCCTATATCCACCGCATCGGCCGGACAGGCCGGGTGGCGCGGAGTGGTGATGCTTATACGCTGGTAACGGGGGAGGACAAAAATATGGTACGATCCATTGAGCGGATTCTGAACCGCCCGATCGATCGCCGCACCGTAGCTGACTTTGATTACAAAGCTCGCAAAACGGGCAAGACAGATCGACCGGTTCAAAAACCGGTTCGAGGCGGCAAAAGGACCTGGAACCGAACAAGAAGTGAACAGACATCTTTCAGCATGCCTCACCCGTCATAG